In Pseudomonas nunensis, a single window of DNA contains:
- a CDS encoding glutamate/aspartate ABC transporter substrate-binding protein yields the protein MRIVPHILGAAIAAALISTPVFAAELTGTLKKIKESGVITLGHRDASIPFSYIADASGKPMGYSHDIQLKIVEAIKKDLDLPNLQVKYNLVTSQTRIPLVQNGTVDVECGSTTNNVERQQQVDFSVGIFEIGTRLLSKKGSAYKDFDDLKGKNVVTTAGTTSERILKSMNADKQMGMNVISAKDHGESFQMLESGRAVAFMMDDALLAGEAAKAKKADDWAVTGTPQSYEIYGCMVRKGDEPFKKAVDDAIVATYKSGEINKIYEKWFMAPIPPKGLNLNFPMSDELKALIANPTDKAADDKKS from the coding sequence ATGCGCATCGTTCCCCATATCCTGGGCGCAGCCATTGCTGCCGCTCTGATTAGCACTCCAGTTTTCGCTGCCGAACTCACCGGCACACTGAAGAAGATCAAAGAGTCCGGTGTGATCACCCTCGGGCATCGTGACGCTTCCATTCCGTTTTCCTATATCGCGGACGCTTCCGGCAAGCCGATGGGCTACTCCCACGATATCCAGCTGAAAATCGTCGAAGCCATCAAGAAAGACCTCGACTTGCCTAACCTGCAGGTCAAATACAACCTGGTCACCTCGCAAACCCGTATCCCGCTGGTGCAGAACGGCACCGTGGACGTCGAGTGCGGCTCCACCACCAACAACGTAGAACGTCAGCAGCAAGTTGACTTCTCCGTCGGCATCTTCGAAATCGGTACGCGCCTGCTGTCCAAGAAAGGCTCCGCGTACAAAGATTTCGACGACCTGAAAGGCAAGAACGTCGTGACCACCGCGGGCACCACGTCCGAGCGCATCCTCAAGTCGATGAACGCCGACAAGCAGATGGGCATGAACGTCATCTCCGCCAAAGACCACGGCGAGTCCTTCCAGATGCTGGAATCGGGCCGCGCTGTTGCGTTCATGATGGACGACGCCTTGCTGGCCGGCGAAGCAGCCAAAGCCAAGAAAGCTGATGACTGGGCCGTTACCGGCACTCCACAGTCCTACGAAATCTACGGTTGCATGGTCCGTAAGGGCGACGAGCCGTTCAAGAAGGCTGTAGACGACGCCATCGTGGCCACCTACAAGTCGGGCGAGATCAACAAGATCTACGAAAAATGGTTCATGGCGCCAATCCCGCCTAAAGGCCTGAACCTGAACTTCCCGATGAGCGACGAGCTCAAGGCCCTGATCGCCAATCCGACCGATAAAGCGGCTGACGACAAGAAGTCCTGA
- a CDS encoding amino acid ABC transporter permease produces MNYNWDWGVFFKSTGVGSETYLDWFISGLGWTIAIAVVAWIIALSLGSILGVMRTVPNRVVSGIATCYVELFRNVPLLVQLFIWYFLVPDLLPQNLQDWYKQDLNPTTSAYLSVVVCLGLFTAARVCEQVRTGIQALPRGQESAARAMGFKLPQIYWNVLLPQAYRIIIPPLTSEFLNVFKNSSVASLIGLMELLAQTKQTAEFSANLFEAFTLATLIYFTLNMSLMLLMRLVEKKVAVPGLISLGGK; encoded by the coding sequence ATGAATTACAACTGGGACTGGGGCGTGTTCTTCAAGTCCACCGGCGTGGGCAGCGAGACTTATCTCGACTGGTTCATCTCCGGTTTGGGCTGGACCATCGCCATCGCCGTCGTGGCCTGGATTATCGCGCTGTCGCTGGGCTCGATCCTGGGTGTCATGCGTACCGTGCCGAACCGCGTCGTATCGGGCATCGCGACCTGCTACGTCGAACTCTTCCGTAACGTGCCGCTGCTGGTTCAGCTGTTCATCTGGTACTTCCTGGTGCCCGACCTGCTGCCACAGAACCTGCAAGACTGGTACAAGCAGGACCTGAACCCGACCACCTCGGCCTACCTCAGCGTCGTCGTGTGCCTGGGCCTGTTTACCGCGGCTCGTGTTTGCGAACAGGTGCGCACCGGCATCCAGGCGTTGCCACGCGGCCAGGAATCCGCGGCTCGCGCCATGGGCTTCAAGCTGCCGCAGATCTACTGGAACGTGCTGCTGCCCCAGGCCTACCGCATCATTATTCCGCCGCTTACCTCGGAATTTTTGAACGTGTTCAAGAACTCGTCCGTGGCTTCGCTGATCGGCCTGATGGAACTGCTCGCGCAGACCAAGCAGACCGCCGAGTTCTCCGCCAACCTGTTCGAAGCCTTCACCCTGGCCACGCTGATCTACTTCACCCTGAACATGAGCCTGATGTTGCTGATGCGCCTGGTCGAGAAGAAAGTCGCCGTACCGGGCCTGATCTCCCTAGGGGGTAAATGA
- a CDS encoding amino acid ABC transporter permease encodes MEFDFSGIVPSLPGLWNGMIMTLQLMALGVVGGIILGTILALMRLSHNKLLSNLAGAYVNYFRSIPLLLVITWFYLAVPFVLRWITGEDTPIGAFASCIVAFMMFEAAYFCEIVRAGVQSISKGQMGAAQALGMTYGQMMRLIILPQAFRKMTPLLLQQSIILFQDTSLVYAVGLVDFLNASRASGDIIGRSNEFLIFAGLTYFTISFAASLLVKRLQKRFAV; translated from the coding sequence ATGGAATTCGACTTCTCGGGCATCGTTCCGTCCCTGCCGGGCCTGTGGAACGGCATGATCATGACCCTGCAACTGATGGCACTGGGCGTGGTCGGCGGGATCATCCTCGGCACGATCCTGGCGCTGATGCGTCTGTCCCACAACAAACTGCTGTCGAACCTTGCCGGCGCCTACGTCAACTATTTCCGCTCGATCCCGTTGCTGTTGGTGATCACCTGGTTCTACCTGGCGGTGCCGTTCGTACTGCGCTGGATCACTGGCGAAGACACGCCGATCGGCGCGTTCGCCTCGTGCATCGTGGCGTTCATGATGTTCGAAGCGGCGTACTTCTGCGAAATCGTCCGGGCTGGCGTGCAGTCGATCTCCAAGGGCCAGATGGGCGCTGCCCAGGCCTTGGGCATGACGTACGGCCAGATGATGCGTTTGATCATCCTGCCACAAGCGTTTCGCAAGATGACCCCGCTGCTGCTGCAACAGAGCATCATCCTGTTCCAGGACACCTCGCTGGTGTACGCGGTCGGCCTGGTGGACTTCCTCAATGCTTCGCGCGCCAGTGGCGACATCATCGGTCGCTCCAACGAGTTCCTGATCTTCGCAGGGCTTACGTACTTCACAATCAGCTTTGCCGCCT